A region of Thiofilum sp. DNA encodes the following proteins:
- a CDS encoding NuoM family protein, protein MEINITTLSSPWPLLTTLQLVPLLAGLLLSRWRGNKAFVLALIVTTLEFALAIYLYLHFDAHQPAWTMQFVEQFTIWKALQYHVGVDGLSVLFILITALISFLGVVFIVLRRLHGTSMLALIVLCEAVLMSQFVTLDLLWFWFMTGWEILFTAYMTKRWATFHDVTPTLIRYLQFMGTAFVLIGLGVLLMGWSYADQHNGQWSFDLTDLVALQDLNSTLGTLIFFAWFYGLAIRIPAFPFHGWLAEFMLHGNVTNAPMILLGVKVGIYALLRFVFPIVPEAVSEWQTAVVGFAFVGVFYAAILAIGQRTLRELLAFAVISHTGLVTIGLFTLNEEAFHGAVLLALNFGLAISALLLMTGLLWQRTRTTRLNKLGGLLDYLPMVGAAFLIAGLAIVGMPGTPGFDGVHFILAAAIRTFGAPLTIAAALGNIIAAGFLLRAFQRTFLGSMPDATLTQKWDTQPPLLAEKILASTMIITILGIGFYSNPWLTLIEQPLQGISTLFPDIHATHNAEVTP, encoded by the coding sequence ATGGAAATTAACATCACTACCCTTTCTAGCCCTTGGCCCTTACTGACGACCTTACAACTCGTTCCGTTGCTTGCAGGTTTATTACTAAGCCGTTGGCGGGGTAATAAAGCGTTTGTTTTAGCCTTAATCGTTACTACCTTAGAGTTTGCTTTAGCCATTTACCTCTACCTGCATTTTGATGCTCATCAGCCTGCGTGGACAATGCAATTTGTTGAGCAATTCACTATTTGGAAAGCATTGCAATATCATGTAGGTGTCGATGGCTTAAGTGTATTGTTTATTTTAATTACCGCGTTGATTTCATTTTTGGGCGTGGTATTTATTGTGCTACGGCGTTTACATGGCACTTCGATGCTCGCCCTGATTGTCTTATGTGAAGCCGTGCTCATGAGCCAATTTGTGACGCTAGATCTATTATGGTTTTGGTTTATGACAGGTTGGGAGATTTTATTCACTGCCTATATGACCAAACGCTGGGCTACTTTTCATGATGTAACCCCCACTCTCATTCGCTATTTGCAATTTATGGGCACTGCCTTTGTGCTCATTGGTTTAGGGGTATTACTCATGGGGTGGTCTTATGCCGACCAACATAATGGTCAATGGTCCTTTGATTTAACTGATTTAGTAGCATTGCAAGATCTAAATAGCACCTTAGGTACTTTAATCTTTTTCGCATGGTTTTATGGTCTGGCGATTCGTATTCCTGCTTTTCCTTTTCATGGCTGGTTAGCTGAGTTTATGTTACATGGTAATGTAACCAATGCCCCCATGATTTTGTTAGGCGTTAAAGTAGGTATTTATGCCTTATTGCGTTTCGTCTTTCCTATTGTTCCAGAGGCAGTGAGCGAGTGGCAAACAGCCGTGGTAGGCTTTGCCTTTGTTGGGGTATTTTATGCCGCAATCTTGGCTATTGGACAGCGTACTTTACGCGAATTACTCGCTTTTGCAGTGATTAGTCATACTGGATTAGTCACTATTGGGCTATTTACACTCAATGAAGAGGCTTTTCATGGCGCCGTCTTATTAGCTTTGAATTTTGGTTTAGCCATCTCAGCCTTATTACTGATGACAGGCTTATTATGGCAGCGTACTCGCACTACGCGCTTAAATAAATTAGGTGGCTTATTAGATTATTTACCCATGGTCGGGGCTGCCTTTTTAATTGCTGGTTTAGCCATAGTCGGTATGCCCGGAACCCCCGGCTTTGATGGGGTGCATTTTATTTTAGCCGCAGCCATTAGAACATTTGGTGCACCACTTACCATTGCAGCCGCTTTAGGTAATATTATTGCCGCTGGATTTTTATTACGTGCATTCCAGCGTACCTTTTTAGGTTCCATGCCTGATGCAACCCTTACCCAAAAATGGGATACCCAACCTCCATTACTAGCTGAAAAAATATTAGCGAGTACTATGATTATTACTATTTTAGGTATTGGCTTTTATAGTAACCCGTGGCTCACTTTAATTGAGCAACCTTTACAGGGAATTAGCACCTTATTCCCTGATATTCATGCGACTCATAATGCTGAGGTAACACCATGA